A window of Phycisphaerae bacterium genomic DNA:
CGTCTCGGCAATCACCCGCTTCTTGCCCATCCGCATGGCCAGAAGAGCCTGCCCGAGCGTGTTGTTGATCTTGTGCGAGCCGGTGTGGTTCAGGTCCTCGCGCTTGAAGAAGATCCGGGCCCCGCCCAGCTTCTCGCTCAGCCGCCGGGCAAAGTACAAGGGGCTCGGCCGCCCCACGTAGTCCTTCAGGTACCCCCGCAACTCGGCCCAGAACGCCGGGTCCTGCTTCGCCTTGTCGTACTCCCGTTCGAGCTGGTGAATGGCCGCCATCAGCGTTTCGGGCACGTACTGGCCGCCGAACAGGCCGAAACGACCATGCTCATCCGGGGCGGAGAAAACGTGACTCGCGGATGCTGTACTCATGGCCCAGATTATAGCCGGAACCGGAGTGAAGGTCAGATGACCCAGCTCCAGACTTCAGAGCCCGAACCAGCAGAGCCGGCATCGGCGAGACGCCGCCGAGGAATCGGGTGAGAAATCTGCATCACGCCGCCTGGCGCGAGGGCTTTCCATCTCAGGGGAAACGCCCCGATCCGGGACCCGCTCGCCACCACCACCCACCATCGCTACCAGATCGGTCACCATCCCCAGGACCGACTGGAAAAGGGGGGCCAACGCCTCGGCCGCCACCGCCGCTCGCTCATGTCGTCACTTCGCCGGTCATCACCATGGCCGCCGCGCCGATCAGACCAGCATCCGGACCCAACGCTGCCGCATCAATCAGAACGTGCCCGGTCGCGTTCGGCTGCCCGACCTCCGCTAGGCCACGTCGTACCGCCTGAAGATAGGTCTCCCCCAGCGCCGAAACACCTCCGCCGATCAGGACCTTGTCAGGCCGGTAGATCACCGACCAGGAGGCAATGCCTGCCCCCAACCACCAGCCGCATTCATCGATCGCCTGCTCGGCCACGGCGTCACCTTCGGCCAAGGCCGTCCCGATCTCCACGCCGGTCAGCTGACCATACTCCGCTTTCATCGCCGCCAGCCGTGACGTCGGCTGAGCATCGGCCAGCTCCGCCGCCCGCCGTTCTAAGGCCGGACCCGCCGCCAGCGATTCCACACAGCCGCGAGCGCCGCACTTGCACGCCGGACCTCGGGCGTTCACGATCACGTGACCCAGGCTGCCAGCGATGTGGTGCCATACCCGAAGAACCTCGCCTCCAAGGATGACGCCCGCGCCGATTCCCGTCCCGATCGTGGCGACAATCAGACGATCGACGCCACGGCCCGCTCCGAATCGCGACTCGCCCACCGCCGCCGCATTGCAGTCCGCATCGAAAACCACCGGCAGCGAGAGCCCATGCCGGAGCCTGGCCAGGAAACCACACTGGTTCAACGTCGGAAGGTTCGTGGCAAAAACAAGCGCGGTGCGGTCTCGGTCCATGTACCCCGGCATGACCATCCCCACCGCCGAGGGGGCATGCCCTTGACGACAAGCCTGCCCGATCATCTGCTCCACCGCACCCGCGATCAGGTCCGTG
This region includes:
- a CDS encoding ROK family protein; this encodes MTGGRCAIGVDLGGQSVKLATVEDTGTVRLRRQIPIEATWPVERITDLIAGAVEQMIGQACRQGHAPSAVGMVMPGYMDRDRTALVFATNLPTLNQCGFLARLRHGLSLPVVFDADCNAAAVGESRFGAGRGVDRLIVATIGTGIGAGVILGGEVLRVWHHIAGSLGHVIVNARGPACKCGARGCVESLAAGPALERRAAELADAQPTSRLAAMKAEYGQLTGVEIGTALAEGDAVAEQAIDECGWWLGAGIASWSVIYRPDKVLIGGGVSALGETYLQAVRRGLAEVGQPNATGHVLIDAAALGPDAGLIGAAAMVMTGEVTT